CGCCGATGATCGCGATGAAGGACGGCACCGTGTGCAGCTGCAGCCGGTTGCCGACCAGCACGGGGCGGACCACGTTGTCGATCGTGCCGACCACCAGCGCCCCCCAGAGCGAGAGGATGATCGCCTTCTCCTCGTGGCCGTTCAGCGCCAGCAGCACCGCCTCGGGAATCCAGACGATGAAGGCGCCGAGCACCGGCACCAGCGAGAGCATCCCCATCACCACGCCCCAGAGCAACGGCGCGGCGAGGCCGAGGCCCCAGAACATCAGCCCGCCGAGCAGGCCCTGCAGGGTCGAGACCATCACCGTGCCGTAGATCACGGCATAGACCGTATCGGCGGTGCGGCTGAACAGCCGGTCGGTCTCCGGCCCGGTCAGCGGCAGCACGGCGCGCAGCGCGGCATCGGCCCGCGCGCGGTCGCGCAGGAAGAAGAACAGGATGTAGAAGGTCAGCACGATCTCGACCGCCTGCGCCAGCGAGCCGCGCAGGAACGAGGCGCCGACCGTGCTGAGCAGGCCGCTGGCCCGGGTGATCATCGCCTGCAGGTCGATCTGCCTGGCGAGCCAGTCCACCTGCGGCGGCACCGCGAGCGTGCCGGCGGCGAGGTGCTGCTGCACATAGGCGGCACTCGCCGCCGCCTCGCGCACCAGCCGCTCGATCACCAGCACCGCGGGGGCGGCGACGACGATGGCGGCGATGCCCACCGTGATGATCGCGGCGGCACCCGGATGGCGCACCAGCCGTTCGAGCCGGCGCTGCAGCGGGGTGAACAGGATGGCGAGGGTCAGCGCCCAGGTCAGCGCGCCGGCGAAGGGCGCGGCGAGCAGGGCGCAGAGCACGAGCCCGCCGATCGC
This genomic interval from Acidiphilium multivorum AIU301 contains the following:
- a CDS encoding AI-2E family transporter, which gives rise to MTGPAPPSRQRAAEPGGTLPRAGVLALAAGAIGGLVLCALLAAPFAGALTWALTLAILFTPLQRRLERLVRHPGAAAIITVGIAAIVVAAPAVLVIERLVREAAASAAYVQQHLAAGTLAVPPQVDWLARQIDLQAMITRASGLLSTVGASFLRGSLAQAVEIVLTFYILFFFLRDRARADAALRAVLPLTGPETDRLFSRTADTVYAVIYGTVMVSTLQGLLGGLMFWGLGLAAPLLWGVVMGMLSLVPVLGAFIVWIPEAVLLALNGHEEKAIILSLWGALVVGTIDNVVRPVLVGNRLQLHTVPSFIAIIGGLILFGPPGFVLGPLIVSATLVLFEALRARAEGGAGPS